One part of the Desulfobulbaceae bacterium genome encodes these proteins:
- a CDS encoding response regulator produces MTRTTAVNSRYALEEVLANLDSRDLIKARIVLGHFSHLEEGAQRRILFELNRRDDQMCLAMLVYLISTNQQAREKYSDIAESILAKVLDEPQDLLSLLTSCRGVEMCYCIELVGKIRLREAVPELIQLLASHSDPVILKAAIVALGVIGSPDAVNAITGIILSGSDSLILPAIQALGQIASPTAMQRLVECLGTDEAIDMIILDIFAAIQDDVALEILNKTLQSRSAVLRNYSKSKLIAIGNKAVPILIANLASPDSDLQIHSLNALLEIGDDSAVMPIRKLITTQPHNANVRFAAFEALANLPVRKGDYIWASGLLDSESNIRLAAAKAIERTLDDVLSAGIRNMVRNQDQEAVQVVRAVLDSQSKNIVLNLIRHEIGVDLVIDYLTSQAHQDIRAFFFQVLLEAGYADLAQVVIDSQKQQGVKESIKVCAVDDSRMILSVYRSVLNELGYESELFTNPEVALDWLKINQVGFVCTDLNMPEMTGIDLTRALRKIFNKEQLPIIMVTTQNDRQEHGEAIAAGVNCIAAKPFDAKSLQAAIATIHHVSP; encoded by the coding sequence ATGACGCGGACGACTGCGGTCAATAGTCGGTATGCCTTGGAAGAAGTTCTTGCCAATTTGGACAGTCGCGACCTGATCAAGGCTCGAATTGTTCTGGGACATTTTTCGCATCTTGAGGAGGGGGCGCAACGTCGGATTCTTTTTGAATTGAACAGACGTGACGATCAGATGTGTTTGGCTATGCTGGTGTATCTCATCTCGACAAATCAGCAGGCCCGTGAGAAGTATTCGGATATCGCGGAAAGCATTCTGGCCAAGGTTCTGGATGAGCCCCAAGACCTCTTGAGTCTTTTGACCTCCTGCCGTGGTGTGGAGATGTGCTACTGTATTGAGCTTGTCGGTAAAATTCGCTTACGCGAGGCAGTGCCGGAACTCATTCAACTGTTGGCGAGCCACTCCGACCCAGTTATTCTCAAGGCGGCTATTGTAGCTCTCGGCGTCATCGGCAGTCCTGACGCGGTAAATGCCATCACCGGAATCATCTTGTCAGGTAGTGATTCTTTGATTTTGCCTGCGATTCAGGCCTTAGGCCAGATAGCTTCACCAACCGCCATGCAACGCCTGGTGGAATGTCTTGGCACAGACGAGGCCATCGACATGATCATTTTGGATATTTTTGCCGCTATTCAGGATGACGTGGCCCTTGAGATTCTCAACAAGACTCTTCAGTCACGCTCCGCTGTTTTGCGGAATTACAGTAAGAGTAAATTGATCGCCATTGGCAACAAGGCTGTGCCGATTTTGATTGCCAATCTTGCCTCGCCCGACTCGGATTTGCAGATTCACTCCTTAAACGCGTTGTTGGAAATTGGTGATGATAGTGCAGTCATGCCTATCCGTAAGCTGATCACCACTCAACCTCATAACGCCAATGTCAGATTTGCCGCCTTTGAGGCCTTGGCCAATCTGCCGGTGCGCAAAGGCGATTACATCTGGGCCAGCGGACTTCTTGACTCGGAAAGCAATATCCGGTTAGCCGCAGCCAAGGCTATCGAAAGAACTCTTGACGATGTTCTCTCCGCTGGTATCAGGAATATGGTACGAAATCAGGACCAGGAGGCAGTTCAGGTCGTGAGGGCCGTCTTGGATAGTCAGTCGAAGAACATCGTCCTTAACCTCATTCGTCACGAGATTGGTGTCGATCTGGTTATCGACTACCTTACCTCCCAAGCTCATCAGGATATCAGGGCGTTTTTTTTCCAGGTCCTGTTGGAGGCTGGCTATGCCGATTTGGCTCAAGTTGTCATCGACTCTCAAAAGCAACAAGGTGTCAAAGAGAGCATCAAGGTTTGTGCTGTCGATGATTCGCGGATGATCCTCAGTGTCTACCGCAGTGTCTTGAATGAGTTGGGCTATGAGTCGGAGTTGTTTACCAATCCAGAGGTAGCCCTTGACTGGCTCAAGATAAATCAGGTCGGATTTGTCTGCACGGATCTTAATATGCCGGAGATGACCGGGATCGATCTGACCCGAGCGTTACGAAAAATATTTAACAAAGAGCAGTTGCCGATCATCATGGTCACCACCCAGAATGATCGGCAGGAGCATGGAGAGGCGATTGCGGCGGGCGTTAATTGTATTGCAGCCAAGCCGTTTGATGCCAAAAGCTTGCAGGCGGCAATAGCGACTATTCATCATGTTTCGCCGTAG
- a CDS encoding STAS domain-containing protein: protein MADGSVCAIAFHIIDEDEKEDYAMSEIVQDGGSVTIKPGSDIVASGVDKLKKELKGVVEGGLSSLIIDMSEVRMLDSMGIGLLIATYNSLKKNGTPMELIHVSADIATLLKNMRLNQYFNIS, encoded by the coding sequence ATGGCCGATGGTTCAGTGTGCGCCATCGCCTTTCATATCATAGACGAAGACGAAAAAGAGGATTATGCCATGAGTGAAATTGTACAAGACGGTGGTTCTGTCACTATCAAACCCGGCAGTGATATTGTCGCCTCTGGGGTAGACAAACTGAAAAAGGAACTGAAAGGGGTTGTGGAAGGTGGTCTTTCCTCGTTGATAATTGATATGTCCGAAGTCAGGATGCTTGATTCTATGGGAATCGGCTTGTTGATTGCCACCTACAACTCTTTGAAGAAGAATGGGACGCCGATGGAGTTGATCCATGTCTCCGCTGATATTGCTACATTGCTCAAGAATATGCGGTTGAATCAGTACTTCAACATCTCCTGA
- a CDS encoding SpoIIE family protein phosphatase: MRNNYTILIIDDVSLNVLLLKGILEEIGLSVLSAMNGPDGRRIAEAEQPDLILLDIMMPGEDGFETCNKLKANAATIDIPIIFISALDDQASVVKGLSIGGWDYICKPFNMAEVQARVKNYLRLQSAYKMVIEEQSKRLRQIFDAQQAILVSPDAVSDAQFGVYYLPVNEAGGDFYDVMQISDDLFGYFVSDISGHDLGTSFATSALKALIRQNSSQLYSTSETIRIINKILLTLFTDGQHLTAVYGILDKKNMTFSLVNAAHPPILYLPVAGDPVWLPANSDVIGVFQDAVFETQVISVREGDRLMLYTDGLIETFSGRAMSREEGYQLLEAAGSATTDCPCQEAVNDVVRTMFADGRKAEDDVLLLGIDISVFRTQVTKTGFTVILPATFKAIDSVAEKVQKYLNAHELCESAFGIVLGCREALTNAVRHGSQGDPNKRVTFELARREALIVIQVTDQGPGFHWQQALHRAANISDEGGRGFAILHQYFDTVEFNPSGNKIVLSVKGAGQPARY, translated from the coding sequence ATGCGCAATAATTATACGATATTGATCATTGATGATGTCAGTTTAAACGTCCTGCTGTTGAAAGGGATATTGGAAGAGATAGGGTTGTCCGTTCTTTCGGCCATGAATGGGCCAGACGGCCGCCGGATTGCCGAAGCCGAGCAGCCGGATCTTATTTTACTTGATATCATGATGCCTGGCGAAGACGGGTTTGAAACCTGCAATAAGCTGAAGGCCAATGCCGCGACAATTGACATCCCGATAATCTTTATTTCAGCTCTTGACGATCAGGCGAGTGTCGTTAAAGGACTCTCTATTGGCGGCTGGGACTATATCTGCAAGCCATTCAACATGGCTGAGGTCCAGGCCCGGGTCAAAAACTATCTTCGGTTGCAGTCTGCTTATAAAATGGTGATTGAAGAGCAGTCCAAACGCCTGCGGCAGATCTTTGATGCCCAGCAGGCCATTTTAGTCTCTCCTGATGCTGTTTCCGATGCCCAATTTGGGGTTTACTATCTGCCGGTGAATGAAGCTGGGGGAGATTTTTATGATGTCATGCAAATCAGTGATGATCTGTTCGGTTATTTTGTTTCCGACATCAGTGGCCATGACCTTGGCACCTCATTTGCCACTTCAGCATTAAAAGCTCTGATCAGGCAAAATTCATCCCAGCTCTATTCTACTTCCGAAACGATTCGGATCATTAATAAGATTCTCCTTACGCTCTTTACTGACGGACAGCATCTTACCGCGGTCTATGGCATTCTTGACAAGAAAAACATGACCTTCAGTCTGGTCAATGCCGCCCATCCTCCAATCCTCTATCTGCCGGTGGCCGGCGATCCTGTTTGGTTGCCGGCTAATAGTGATGTCATTGGTGTCTTTCAAGATGCGGTTTTTGAAACGCAGGTCATTAGTGTCCGGGAGGGGGATCGATTGATGTTATATACCGATGGTTTGATCGAAACCTTCTCCGGAAGGGCGATGAGCCGGGAGGAAGGGTATCAGTTGCTTGAGGCTGCCGGTAGCGCCACTACGGACTGTCCTTGCCAGGAGGCGGTGAATGATGTTGTCAGGACCATGTTTGCTGATGGCCGGAAGGCAGAGGATGATGTCCTCCTGCTTGGGATTGATATCAGCGTGTTTCGGACTCAAGTGACAAAAACAGGCTTTACGGTCATTTTGCCCGCGACTTTTAAGGCAATCGACTCGGTTGCAGAGAAAGTACAGAAATATCTCAATGCTCATGAGCTCTGTGAATCTGCCTTTGGAATTGTGTTAGGGTGTCGGGAGGCTTTGACCAATGCCGTTCGTCATGGCTCGCAGGGTGACCCCAACAAGAGGGTGACCTTTGAGCTTGCCCGGCGAGAAGCGTTGATAGTGATACAGGTTACAGACCAAGGACCGGGTTTTCACTGGCAGCAAGCATTGCACCGGGCGGCAAATATTTCTGACGAGGGTGGGCGTGGTTTTGCCATATTGCATCAATATTTTGATACAGTTGAGTTTAATCCCTCTGGGAATAAAATTGTGTTGTCGGTAAAGGGGGCTGGTCAGCCCGCTCGCTACTAG
- a CDS encoding response regulator, with amino-acid sequence MTAIVEDETLQMYIEESKEHLDTIESDLLAIEQQGENIDEALVNKVFRAAHSIKGGAGFLGLNTIKELAHKIENVLDMIRNYQMVPIPDVVNIILVAFDFLGELLNDAVHSGDKDISSHVEALQALATANLNAEEKRLATQTEEILADDLLTTFTLTDFDLNQARRGGKNVYILKFDLIRDVQRKNQTPFALMMQLDSLGLVLDLKIGIASVGDLDSAEISSAIPMYVLYASAIEEDLIGTVLDLDKEDIRLISIVERAESNGQGEPELHDAVDSMEVSMGEPPEQKEVDHQLQEEIRPEKRAVVQESDSQFGKKPLSTKVKSAESGADSLRVSVGVLDQLMNRAGELVLARNQLLQALSQGDRQSVKVAGQRISLVTSELQETIMLTRMQPVGNIFNKFPRLVRDLARSLGKEMELSLEGNEVEMDKTIIEGLGDPLTHLVRNSADHGIEMPDHRKDHGKSISGRIVLRAFHESGQVIIEIEDDGKGLDTDKLAAKALEKGIINEQQLDAMTDAEKMNLIMLPGFSTAEKVTDVSGRGVGMDVVKTNLDKLGGQVEIQSQVGKGTVVRIKLPLTLAIIPSLLVSSCGQRFALPQVNVGELLRIPANQIREKIDKVGGADVLTLRGELIPLLQLNNVLGLQQTYFDAKLGVIREDRRQRLIDDRLINQEGESVSPSPVAKEEHSVGLEMPERRGSRSSDICIVVLQTGAFKYGMVVNEVHDTIEIVVKPLGRHLKNCDVYAGATIMGDGRVSLILDVAGLARHADLRSLSDAEKKAHQELKGASEESTRQSLLLFRNGAEEHCAVPLRLVLRVEQIKTSDIEIKGGKKVIQYRGGSLPVFALEEVASVEMLEESDKLAVLLFVIGGHEVGLLAVPPLDVIEVDLVVDESTLRQTGISGSAIIQGKTTLLVNIFEVIYALKPDWQQHDTTITNSAGGAAASSILLVEDSQFFRSQVKHFIEDAGYRVIEAEDGVEAWAILEKRATEIGLVITDIEMPNMNGFELTFKIKNDPRFSHLEVIALTSLAGEEDVAKGKKVGIDEYQVKLDRDNLIQSVAARMPR; translated from the coding sequence ATGACTGCAATAGTCGAAGATGAAACCTTGCAGATGTATATCGAGGAATCGAAAGAGCATCTAGACACCATTGAAAGCGACTTGCTGGCGATTGAGCAGCAAGGCGAAAATATAGATGAGGCCTTGGTCAACAAGGTGTTTCGGGCCGCCCACTCCATCAAGGGCGGGGCAGGTTTCCTTGGTCTTAATACCATCAAGGAGCTTGCTCATAAGATTGAGAACGTGCTGGATATGATCCGTAATTACCAGATGGTTCCAATCCCTGATGTGGTCAATATCATTTTGGTGGCCTTTGATTTTCTGGGTGAATTGTTGAATGATGCGGTTCATAGTGGTGACAAGGATATCTCGTCACATGTCGAGGCCTTGCAGGCTCTGGCCACGGCCAATCTCAATGCTGAAGAGAAAAGATTGGCGACTCAGACCGAGGAGATTCTGGCAGATGATCTTTTGACCACATTTACTCTGACTGATTTTGATCTGAATCAGGCTCGTCGTGGTGGAAAAAATGTCTATATCCTCAAGTTTGATTTGATCCGGGACGTGCAGCGTAAGAATCAGACACCCTTCGCTCTGATGATGCAGCTGGATAGTCTGGGGTTGGTTTTGGATTTAAAGATTGGCATTGCCTCGGTTGGTGATCTGGATTCGGCTGAAATCTCTTCCGCTATTCCGATGTATGTCCTCTATGCCTCTGCTATTGAAGAAGATCTGATCGGCACAGTGCTTGATTTGGATAAAGAAGATATCCGCTTGATTTCCATAGTTGAAAGGGCGGAGTCAAATGGGCAGGGAGAACCGGAGTTACATGATGCCGTTGACTCCATGGAGGTCTCGATGGGTGAGCCGCCTGAACAGAAAGAGGTAGATCATCAACTGCAGGAAGAGATTAGGCCGGAAAAAAGAGCTGTTGTCCAGGAGAGTGATAGTCAGTTCGGTAAGAAGCCGCTCAGTACTAAGGTCAAATCTGCGGAAAGCGGGGCCGATTCGCTTCGGGTCAGCGTCGGGGTGCTCGACCAGTTGATGAACCGGGCAGGCGAGTTGGTGCTGGCCAGGAATCAACTCCTGCAGGCCCTCTCCCAGGGAGATCGGCAAAGTGTTAAGGTGGCAGGTCAGAGGATCAGCCTGGTCACCTCGGAGCTGCAGGAAACCATCATGCTGACCAGGATGCAGCCGGTGGGCAATATTTTTAATAAATTTCCACGGTTGGTACGTGATTTGGCCAGGAGCCTGGGCAAGGAGATGGAACTTTCCCTGGAAGGCAACGAAGTGGAGATGGATAAGACCATTATTGAAGGATTGGGTGATCCTCTGACCCATCTGGTGCGTAACTCTGCCGATCACGGCATTGAGATGCCGGATCACCGCAAGGACCATGGTAAGTCTATCAGCGGTCGTATTGTCTTGCGTGCGTTTCATGAGTCGGGCCAGGTTATTATTGAGATTGAAGACGATGGCAAGGGTCTTGATACTGACAAGCTGGCCGCCAAGGCCCTTGAAAAAGGCATCATTAACGAGCAGCAGCTTGATGCCATGACCGATGCAGAAAAGATGAACCTGATCATGCTGCCCGGGTTTTCCACCGCCGAGAAGGTTACCGACGTCTCTGGCCGCGGGGTGGGTATGGATGTGGTCAAGACCAATCTGGACAAACTGGGTGGTCAGGTTGAAATTCAATCCCAAGTCGGCAAAGGCACCGTGGTCCGCATCAAGCTGCCCCTGACGCTTGCCATTATTCCCAGCCTCTTGGTGTCGAGCTGCGGCCAGAGGTTTGCTTTGCCCCAGGTCAATGTCGGCGAACTCTTGCGCATCCCGGCCAATCAGATCCGTGAAAAGATCGATAAGGTAGGCGGAGCGGATGTCCTTACCCTGCGCGGTGAGTTGATTCCGTTACTTCAGTTAAACAATGTGCTTGGCTTGCAACAAACCTACTTTGATGCAAAGTTGGGTGTCATTCGTGAAGACCGGCGGCAGCGCTTGATTGACGATCGCCTCATCAATCAGGAGGGGGAGAGTGTCTCCCCTTCGCCGGTAGCTAAGGAGGAACATTCAGTAGGTCTTGAGATGCCTGAGCGGCGGGGCAGCCGGTCAAGCGATATCTGTATCGTCGTTTTGCAGACTGGCGCCTTCAAGTATGGCATGGTGGTGAACGAGGTCCACGACACTATTGAAATTGTAGTCAAGCCCTTAGGGCGACACTTGAAAAACTGCGACGTCTATGCCGGCGCCACTATCATGGGTGATGGCCGGGTCTCCTTGATTCTGGATGTGGCAGGCCTTGCCCGTCATGCCGATTTGCGCTCGCTCTCCGATGCCGAGAAAAAGGCCCATCAAGAACTTAAGGGCGCAAGCGAGGAATCGACCAGACAGTCGCTCCTGCTCTTCAGGAATGGCGCTGAAGAGCATTGCGCAGTCCCCTTACGCTTAGTCTTGCGTGTGGAGCAGATCAAGACCTCCGATATCGAGATCAAGGGCGGCAAAAAGGTTATTCAGTACCGGGGCGGCAGCCTGCCGGTGTTTGCCTTGGAAGAGGTGGCGAGCGTTGAGATGCTGGAAGAGTCCGACAAGCTGGCGGTGCTTTTGTTTGTGATTGGCGGCCATGAGGTAGGATTGTTGGCGGTACCGCCGCTTGATGTCATAGAAGTAGACCTGGTGGTTGATGAATCAACTCTGCGCCAGACCGGCATCAGCGGTTCTGCTATCATTCAGGGCAAGACCACGCTGCTCGTTAATATCTTTGAGGTGATTTATGCCTTGAAGCCTGACTGGCAGCAGCATGACACGACTATCACCAACTCGGCAGGGGGAGCGGCTGCTTCGTCAATTCTTCTGGTTGAGGACTCTCAGTTTTTCCGTTCTCAGGTAAAACATTTTATTGAAGATGCGGGGTACCGGGTCATTGAGGCGGAAGATGGGGTCGAGGCCTGGGCGATTCTGGAAAAGCGTGCGACTGAAATCGGCTTGGTTATCACCGATATTGAGATGCCCAACATGAACGGTTTTGAACTGACTTTTAAGATCAAAAACGATCCACGCTTCAGCCATCTTGAGGTAATCGCTCTGACTTCGCTGGCTGGGGAGGAGGATGTGGCCAAGGGCAAAAAGGTCGGCATCGACGAGTATCAGGTGAAGTTGGACCGTGATAATCTGATTCAGAGTGTCGCGGCCCGGATGCCACGGTGA
- a CDS encoding response regulator: MKLDWDMTILVVDDTGFMRKIIADILQKIGFKNIVVAVDGLDAIEKLKEHRVGLIRSDWNIPNMDGLALLKHVRQDEQNKDVLFIMATAQADKTNISIAMEAGANSHIAKPFDEGQIKLKIDEIFGITTETATIQSQPRVVAGKVKMKIGHIQITDHLALGVLNHQINTGEVTPKYFELESLCMAGWNPVQDTLENGQVDGAFVLAPIAMDLFGFGVDIRLILLAHKNGSIFVRSRNTPFLDYASEAEFYKYKAVNIPHKMSIHHLLAHQYLSGLGLKPGVPGAGKAINVRFEVAPPIQMPAIMKENDEVGGFIVAEPIGSSAIKAGIADLQFISSSLWPEHPCCVVAMRNEFIQQYPDAVHEFTALLMQAGKYAEQNKAIAAEIAVPFLDPHKTLGLQQAVIQKVLEDPQGITMRDLYPVLEDLDKIQRYMFDSMGVGKIIDLEKLVDLKFARAAG; encoded by the coding sequence ATGAAATTAGACTGGGATATGACTATTCTAGTAGTGGATGATACTGGTTTCATGCGCAAAATTATTGCAGATATTTTGCAAAAAATTGGCTTCAAAAACATTGTTGTAGCGGTAGATGGATTGGATGCCATTGAAAAGTTAAAAGAGCATCGGGTTGGTCTGATCCGCTCTGACTGGAACATCCCTAATATGGATGGGCTGGCGTTACTTAAGCATGTCCGACAGGATGAGCAGAATAAAGATGTGCTTTTCATCATGGCAACTGCCCAGGCTGACAAGACGAATATCTCGATTGCTATGGAGGCGGGCGCTAATTCCCATATCGCCAAGCCTTTTGATGAAGGGCAGATAAAACTGAAGATTGACGAGATCTTCGGGATCACGACCGAAACGGCCACAATTCAATCTCAACCTCGGGTGGTGGCTGGCAAGGTCAAAATGAAGATTGGTCATATCCAGATTACCGATCACTTGGCGCTTGGTGTTTTAAATCATCAAATTAATACCGGAGAGGTCACGCCAAAGTATTTTGAGCTTGAGTCTCTCTGTATGGCGGGTTGGAACCCGGTCCAGGATACGCTGGAGAATGGACAGGTTGATGGCGCCTTTGTGCTGGCGCCAATCGCCATGGATCTCTTTGGGTTTGGGGTGGATATTCGCCTGATCCTGCTGGCTCATAAAAACGGTAGTATCTTTGTCCGTTCGCGCAATACCCCATTCTTGGATTATGCCTCTGAGGCCGAATTTTATAAGTATAAGGCTGTTAATATCCCGCACAAGATGTCGATCCATCATCTGCTGGCCCATCAATACTTAAGCGGCTTGGGTCTTAAGCCTGGGGTGCCGGGCGCCGGCAAGGCAATCAATGTTCGCTTCGAGGTGGCGCCTCCCATTCAGATGCCTGCGATCATGAAGGAAAATGATGAAGTGGGGGGATTTATTGTTGCCGAGCCGATTGGCTCAAGCGCGATCAAGGCCGGCATCGCTGATCTGCAATTTATCTCCTCGTCGCTCTGGCCCGAGCATCCCTGCTGTGTAGTGGCCATGCGCAATGAGTTTATTCAACAATATCCTGATGCGGTCCATGAATTTACCGCCTTGCTCATGCAGGCAGGGAAATATGCCGAGCAAAATAAGGCTATAGCGGCAGAAATCGCGGTGCCGTTTCTTGATCCGCACAAGACGCTTGGTCTGCAGCAAGCGGTAATCCAAAAAGTTTTGGAAGATCCTCAGGGGATCACGATGCGCGATCTGTATCCGGTGCTTGAGGATCTCGATAAGATTCAGCGGTATATGTTCGACAGTATGGGGGTCGGCAAGATCATCGATCTGGAAAAACTGGTTGACTTGAAATTTGCCCGCGCGGCGGGGTGA